The Arcobacter sp. LA11 genome includes a region encoding these proteins:
- a CDS encoding efflux RND transporter periplasmic adaptor subunit — MKRYIFSLIITLSSIMNLQALELSGTVISDNEKIITSRYIGYIKKVHVNEGDFVKKGQLLYEIDSSSIDSKTEEAKLSLQIQQNNLSNIQTNYDRYKRLYEKDLVPKYDVEQLELKLKNIKNMISIAKAKLNEVNNQYRYLKIVAPNNGLVIKKSIKSGEMAMPSNPAIILSDLNSLKIKTNISESNLNKIKIGQKADIFIESIDLKTTGKIASIIPNTQKMTHSFILKLSFDTQDKNIYPGMYSKIVLGMQTNE; from the coding sequence ATGAAAAGATATATATTTAGTTTAATAATAACATTATCCTCTATTATGAATCTTCAAGCCCTAGAACTAAGCGGTACTGTAATATCGGATAATGAAAAGATAATAACTAGCCGATATATAGGCTATATTAAAAAAGTTCATGTAAATGAAGGAGACTTTGTAAAAAAAGGTCAACTATTATATGAAATAGATTCATCTAGCATTGACAGTAAGACAGAAGAAGCTAAATTAAGTCTTCAAATACAACAAAATAATCTAAGTAACATCCAAACTAACTATGACAGATATAAAAGACTATATGAGAAAGACTTAGTTCCTAAGTATGATGTTGAACAATTAGAATTAAAACTAAAAAATATAAAAAATATGATTTCAATTGCAAAAGCAAAATTAAATGAAGTAAATAATCAATATAGATACCTAAAAATTGTGGCTCCCAATAATGGACTTGTTATCAAAAAAAGTATAAAAAGTGGAGAAATGGCAATGCCTTCAAATCCAGCAATTATATTATCAGATTTAAATAGTTTAAAAATTAAAACAAATATATCAGAAAGTAATCTAAATAAAATAAAAATTGGTCAAAAAGCAGATATATTTATAGAATCAATAGATTTAAAAACAACAGGAAAAATTGCTTCAATTATTCCAAATACTCAAAAAATGACTCATTCATTTATTTTAAAATTATCATTTGATACACAAGATAAAAATATCTATCCAGGCATGTATAGTAAAATAGTTTTAGGAATGCAAACGAATGAATAA
- a CDS encoding cupin domain-containing protein yields the protein MYCKNSRDFETNEIPKTVNAKIAVLTPNEDKDFIVRKVSLESGGSMPNHTNEIQHQQYVLKGEAKVVIGDEEYHAKQGDFLYIPAGVAHYYEACYDSEYEFLCMINTKEDEIKLV from the coding sequence ATGTATTGTAAGAATTCAAGAGATTTTGAAACAAATGAAATCCCAAAAACAGTAAATGCAAAAATTGCAGTATTAACACCTAATGAGGATAAAGATTTTATAGTTAGAAAAGTTAGCTTAGAAAGTGGTGGTTCTATGCCAAATCATACAAATGAGATACAACACCAACAATATGTTTTAAAAGGTGAGGCAAAAGTAGTTATTGGTGATGAAGAGTATCATGCAAAGCAGGGTGATTTTTTATATATACCAGCAGGAGTTGCACATTATTATGAAGCCTGTTATGATAGTGAATATGAATTTTTATGTATGATTAATACAAAAGAGGATGAAATTAAATTAGTTTAA
- a CDS encoding TolC family protein: protein MHKFLLYLLLLLSTSFSQTINFEDALNLTLKNNNKIKSQKLNIESSKIDIKKIESYSYGKIDLSHEMTRTNHAGHVFNSKLSSREATFDDFGAGEFIGPSSLNVEPDNLNHPKSRNNFNTKITYDIPLFTGFKLSNQKDILKLQLKAQNIKLNQNKKSLEYEVLSAYNAAVVAKEFIKATKKAKEAISFFVKSANEFYKEGLVTKIDKKQARVYELNVQSKIIEAENKFDIAIAYLKFLTSDKNIIDVKELKLFEQENKNLNQLYKFALKNRDDLKMLEENKKGMKKNIEISNSSYLPTVYSHLEYGVNDNSISFDSEKDYYLASLGIKYTLFDNTRKYQSQKSKIAFNKTSLNLNQLKDAIKLQVEKATLDLDAKHKIFKEKKEAKELAFEVLEQSKLMYKNQLISMTELLKQEAIFRENEASLIMAKYQKSLALAKLNLSIGKSLKEEKR, encoded by the coding sequence ATGCATAAGTTTTTATTATATTTATTATTACTTTTAAGTACTTCATTCTCACAAACAATTAATTTTGAAGATGCCTTAAATTTAACTCTAAAAAATAATAATAAAATTAAATCTCAAAAATTAAATATTGAGTCTTCAAAAATTGATATTAAAAAAATCGAATCTTACTCTTATGGAAAAATAGATTTATCACATGAAATGACAAGAACAAATCATGCTGGACACGTATTTAACTCCAAATTGTCTTCAAGAGAAGCTACTTTTGATGATTTTGGAGCAGGAGAATTTATAGGGCCTAGTAGTTTAAATGTTGAACCAGATAATCTAAACCATCCAAAAAGTAGAAATAATTTCAATACTAAAATAACTTATGATATTCCTCTTTTTACAGGTTTTAAATTATCAAATCAAAAAGACATATTAAAATTACAATTAAAAGCTCAAAATATAAAACTAAATCAAAATAAAAAATCTTTAGAATATGAAGTGTTATCTGCTTATAATGCAGCAGTTGTAGCTAAGGAATTTATAAAAGCTACAAAAAAAGCAAAAGAAGCAATCTCTTTTTTTGTAAAATCAGCTAATGAATTTTATAAAGAGGGTTTAGTTACTAAAATTGATAAAAAGCAAGCTAGAGTATATGAACTAAATGTTCAAAGTAAAATAATTGAAGCAGAAAATAAATTTGATATAGCTATTGCATATCTTAAATTTTTAACATCAGATAAAAATATAATAGATGTAAAAGAACTAAAACTTTTTGAACAAGAAAATAAAAATTTAAACCAACTATATAAATTCGCTTTAAAAAATAGAGATGATTTAAAAATGCTTGAAGAAAATAAAAAAGGTATGAAAAAAAATATAGAGATAAGTAATAGCTCTTATCTACCTACAGTTTATTCACACTTAGAATATGGGGTAAATGATAATAGTATAAGTTTTGATTCCGAAAAAGACTATTATTTAGCAAGTTTAGGAATTAAATATACACTATTTGATAATACAAGAAAATATCAAAGTCAAAAAAGTAAAATTGCATTTAATAAAACTTCATTAAATTTAAACCAATTAAAAGATGCTATAAAATTACAAGTGGAAAAAGCAACTTTAGATCTAGATGCAAAACACAAAATCTTCAAAGAAAAAAAAGAAGCTAAAGAATTAGCTTTTGAAGTATTAGAACAATCAAAACTTATGTACAAAAATCAATTAATTTCAATGACAGAATTATTAAAACAAGAGGCAATCTTTAGGGAAAATGAAGCTTCATTAATCATGGCAAAATACCAAAAGTCTCTTGCCTTAGCAAAATTAAATCTATCAATTGGAAAAAGTTTAAAAGAAGAAAAAAGGTAA
- the fliP gene encoding flagellar type III secretion system pore protein FliP (The bacterial flagellar biogenesis protein FliP forms a type III secretion system (T3SS)-type pore required for flagellar assembly.), giving the protein MKLLISLLIFSISLFAQEEASAPIINLSVAALEEPAQFVKTINIALILALLVLAPTLLLMVTSFTRLMIVFSLLRQALGLQQTPPNQIIVSLSLILTIFIMEPYAKKSWELGIKPYMDETIGYEVAFERGVKPFKEFMIKNTREKDLALFYRIKKEENPKNIDDVPLTLLMPAFIVSELKTAFEIGFLIFLPFLVIDIIVASILMSLGMMMLPPVMISLPIKIIFFIVIDGWALIIGNLAQSFK; this is encoded by the coding sequence TTGAAACTACTTATTAGTTTATTGATTTTTTCTATCTCTTTATTTGCACAAGAAGAAGCTTCTGCACCAATAATTAACCTTTCAGTAGCAGCACTAGAGGAACCTGCACAATTTGTAAAAACTATAAATATTGCTTTAATTTTAGCACTACTAGTACTTGCCCCTACTTTACTTTTAATGGTTACAAGTTTTACAAGACTTATGATTGTATTTTCACTTCTTAGACAAGCTTTAGGATTACAACAAACACCTCCAAATCAGATTATTGTTTCACTTTCACTTATATTAACAATTTTTATTATGGAACCATATGCTAAAAAATCATGGGAATTAGGTATCAAACCCTATATGGATGAAACAATTGGTTATGAAGTAGCTTTTGAAAGAGGAGTAAAACCTTTCAAAGAATTTATGATAAAAAATACAAGAGAGAAAGATTTAGCTCTATTTTATAGAATCAAAAAAGAAGAAAATCCAAAAAATATAGATGATGTTCCATTAACATTATTGATGCCAGCATTTATTGTAAGTGAATTAAAAACTGCTTTTGAAATAGGCTTCTTAATATTTTTACCGTTTTTAGTTATTGATATTATTGTAGCTTCCATACTTATGTCTTTAGGTATGATGATGCTTCCTCCAGTTATGATATCCTTGCCTATTAAAATTATATTTTTTATTGTAATTGATGGATGGGCTCTAATTATAGGAAATTTAGCACAATCCTTTAAGTGA
- the mrdA gene encoding penicillin-binding protein 2, translating into MKRLNFILIFIFIILLTLLSRVYFLSIKSNTYYEELSKRNYIKRVYKVPNRGIIKDRHGQALAMNKLGFSINIKPHLRSYKNKHILDELVVLINEHFPHIKKEDLYKRYKKLDSSYKHDFVKIVDYIPYDDFFDKYTLFNSLDTIKIESEVKRVYPHGKNASHIIGYVGKSSKIDIENNDFSKYSGIIGKNGLEKFYNNKLQGELSYKDIKVNALNKEIELLKEHEPKVDNNINISLDIKLQKYIQEIFKGKSGAVIVMDAKNGELLAAGSYPEFDNNIFVDGISVKDWNVMKNDFNHPFTNKLVNGLYPPGSVIKMGIALSFLENDVKPNFKVYDSGSIKLGKRKFRCWKHSGHGEVGFRKAIRESCDDFFYKGSLKVGINKISKTLAKYGIGAKTGIDQTNEYFGTNPNKAWKQKKYKQPWYIGETVITSIGQGQMLVTPMQIARYTAFLATGKLPKPHFAKENYEEPLEIEYNKKHMNIMRQGMYDVAHHKKGTATKYINSKVSIAAKTGTAQVVTIPQSEKVRMKESELEYYHRSHAWLTTYGPYKKPKYVVTVIQEHGGHGGHAVGEVVSKIYDKLEELGYIKNKK; encoded by the coding sequence TTGAAACGTTTAAATTTTATACTTATATTTATATTTATTATTCTTTTAACTCTTCTTTCAAGAGTATATTTTTTAAGTATTAAGTCAAATACATACTATGAAGAGCTTTCAAAAAGAAATTATATTAAAAGAGTTTATAAAGTACCTAATAGAGGGATAATAAAAGATAGACATGGACAAGCACTTGCTATGAATAAGTTAGGCTTTTCTATTAATATTAAACCACATCTTAGATCATATAAAAATAAACACATTTTAGATGAATTAGTAGTGCTAATAAATGAACACTTTCCACATATAAAGAAAGAAGATTTATATAAAAGATATAAAAAACTAGACTCTTCATATAAACATGATTTTGTAAAGATTGTTGATTATATACCATACGATGATTTTTTTGATAAATATACTTTATTTAATTCATTAGATACGATAAAAATAGAATCAGAAGTAAAAAGAGTTTATCCTCATGGTAAAAATGCTTCACACATTATTGGATATGTAGGAAAATCATCTAAAATAGACATAGAAAATAACGATTTCTCAAAATATAGTGGAATAATAGGTAAAAATGGTTTAGAAAAGTTTTATAACAATAAACTTCAAGGTGAACTTTCATACAAAGATATAAAAGTAAATGCATTAAATAAAGAGATAGAGTTACTAAAAGAACATGAACCAAAAGTAGATAATAATATTAATATTTCACTTGATATTAAACTACAAAAATACATTCAAGAGATATTTAAAGGTAAAAGTGGTGCCGTAATTGTAATGGATGCAAAAAACGGTGAGCTTTTAGCTGCAGGTTCTTATCCAGAGTTTGATAACAATATCTTTGTTGATGGAATTTCAGTAAAAGATTGGAATGTAATGAAAAATGATTTCAATCATCCATTTACAAATAAATTAGTAAATGGTCTTTACCCTCCAGGCTCTGTAATAAAAATGGGTATTGCACTCTCATTTTTGGAAAATGATGTAAAACCAAACTTTAAAGTATATGATAGTGGTTCTATAAAACTTGGAAAACGAAAATTTAGATGTTGGAAGCATTCAGGTCATGGAGAAGTAGGTTTTAGAAAAGCGATTAGGGAAAGTTGTGATGACTTTTTCTATAAAGGAAGTCTAAAAGTTGGAATAAATAAAATTTCAAAAACTCTTGCTAAATATGGTATTGGAGCAAAAACAGGAATAGACCAAACAAACGAATATTTTGGTACAAACCCAAATAAAGCTTGGAAACAAAAAAAATATAAACAACCATGGTATATAGGAGAAACAGTAATCACTTCAATAGGACAAGGTCAGATGTTAGTTACACCTATGCAAATAGCAAGATATACAGCATTTTTGGCAACTGGGAAACTTCCTAAACCTCATTTTGCAAAAGAAAATTATGAAGAACCTTTAGAAATTGAATATAATAAAAAACACATGAATATTATGAGACAGGGAATGTATGATGTTGCCCATCATAAAAAAGGAACAGCAACAAAATATATAAATTCAAAAGTTTCAATAGCAGCAAAAACAGGTACAGCTCAAGTTGTTACTATACCTCAATCTGAAAAAGTAAGGATGAAAGAAAGCGAACTTGAATATTATCATAGATCACATGCTTGGTTAACAACTTATGGTCCATATAAAAAACCTAAATATGTCGTAACAGTAATACAAGAACATGGTGGACATGGTGGTCATGCAGTAGGTGAAGTTGTAAGTAAAATTTATGATAAACTTGAAGAACTTGGATATATAAAAAATAAGAAATAA